ACATCTCACTGGTGTGGGGGTAAGTCTCAATGTAAAGGCATCAATAATTTGGAACTATGGATCTGCGAATGCCATCTAGTGGTCTTTCTTGATCTCAAGCAAGGATACCTGGCTTTGACAGATAAAATAATCTCACATGCAGTTGGTCAGTCAGTCGGACTCTGTGCAGTCAGTTGTTGAGCCTTTCTTTGGTTCTTCCCACGGTAACACAGTAGTATGTCGTAGTAACACTCATGTGTAACACAGTAGTAACACATATGATTTTGCAATATCATTTTAAACATGGACAGAATACATTCATGTCAATGAAGCTGTAATCAAAAAAGAAAACAGACCCTGATTTAAGGTAGTTTCTGAATCATTTAATCTTTAAATGACAAGTTAATTGATAGTCAATTATAGAAAGTGAAAGGGCTGCTTTACAGAATAACCAAAATGCATCTTAAACACTGCCCATCTCAGGCCCCCAGTCAACAGCCACCAACACTACTGGCCCAACCTAAcctaaggaaaggaaaggaaagcaAGAAGTCATATAGATCTAAACTCATTTAAATGCCATGTAAGACAGGGTTGTGGTTTGTTGTTTACCACCACTCACTCTACTGTCTTCTTCCTCTATCACACCAGCATCGCTTTCTTCTGCACCTTGATGGTCTCATAGGTGTCCTGACCTTTATGGGTCAAACCCTGTGAGAGGAAGAACAATGAGGGACTTGAAAACAACTTGAAATCCTTAAAACTGCAATACTCTTTATCATTTATGATATACTGTAAGTCATAATAAGAATAAGAAAAAATATCTTACTGCGTAAAGTCCCTCTCCTTTCTGTAAAATGGAAATTACGAGAGCTGTTATCTGCGTTGTTATCTGCAGAaggcacacatgcacatgcacacacacaatttatTTTATCAGAAGAACATTTAACAGAAGAACATCATTCCTCATTTCTCCTTCCGTCTTTCTCATGTTCTCCTTCTCTACTTCTTTTTATCGGCAAAGACAGGAATTGGTGTAGAAGACTAGACACAGAGGGTGATGATGCGACCGTTTAAAGCTTTCACTACTCTTAGCTTCCACTGTAATTTGATTGTCTTTCTACGCATCTGTTTACCGGGGTATTTCTGTATAACAGGATATAGTGTTGCATTTTAGTCTGACTGTAATGGAAACTGTGTTTATAAGTGGCAGGGTTGGTGGTCAGTTCTTGTTAACAGGAAATTATCACAGTTGCTGAAGGAGGGTGACGAAAAGCAGAACTGTGGACTTCGAGGTGACATGGTAAGACGGCATATGACTTAACACATTCCTCTTGCATAGCTAATTTGTTGAACAACCAGGATGAAAGATTTCGCCAGCTGAATTTGATCAACATTCAGatgtatacatatattttttggtTTGTAAAGAAAGCTAGTTGAATATTGGTTATTGAGAATATTGTGTAAATTATACATGCCCAATAcacattcactttctctctcgctctttctttctctccatcttacatacgcacacacatttttattgtaCCTGTGGATACCCGCCAGTGACCTGTGGAGGTCCGCCATTGTTTATGTAGATGGGATGCATCTGAGGAACATGATAAATATCATTTTAATTCAACAGCTGTGTGAATGTGAAACACGTTCTATTTATGTGGGAGCTGGTCTTTAATTGGTGTGGCATTTATATTCTTATTGATGTTTTGAATGTGCTATTATTATTGAAATATAAATAGAATTTTACAGTATGAATATTGTTAATATGTCATGGAGATATGTGTGCACTGCATACCCTGATGTATCATATGTTTTGTGGATGGTGGGATGATTTATAATGTGTTATAGAGGGTTTATAATTCCTTACCCTCAGTCTGCAGTACAAGATGGTGAGCATGACGCCGTAGATCACGAGAATCCCATCCAGGATATAACACAGTTTCCCGTCTGGCACTTGGGCCTCTGCACACATTATGATCACattgcatcatcatcatcactatcccATCAtcatgtaaaaaaatgttttatcttcCATAAGCCTACTatttgtatctgttcatgttgtAATACTGCAAATAATGAATTATACATGTAATACACATTAGTGTTTAGAACATTGTAGTAAAATATAAAGATAAATCATCTATTGCATAGAGTACTGTATTACTAGGCCATTAAGTTGAGGATCAGGAGTAATTATCacagtacactgagtatacatgcccctctatgtgtgtgtgtgtgtgtgtatgtatatatatatatatatatacatatatatatagtataaataTCCCTGTCCATTATGGAATACAAAAGTGCTGAACATCATAATGTATAATAAAACAGGATTCTCACCTGCCATGCTGAAGTTCAAGAGTAGAGCGACCAAGATCAGAGATCCCCGAAACATCTTCGTAGCAGGCACAAAATGAAAGACACGGTTAAAGAGAGTAGATGGAGAGTTGGAGTACTTGGTGTTATTTCAATGGCTGACTGTGGGTTTCTGACACCTCTGAACAGAAAGTGCAGAGAGCTCTAGCAGGAAGTTATGGGCTCATACTGGTGTCCGTTTTTATATGCTAAAACCACATGCTTGTCCCCTTCCCACCCACAGATATACAGTACTTGTTAACTTCAGTGAGATGAGAAGATGGAAACACAAAGATGTACACATTTATGATGCATACATTATTACACTGTGCCTGGATACCTCATTATGTACCATACTGTAATTCAAAAGAATGGATACTGTATAAGGCTACTTGTTAGTGTGACTAACTTTCTTTAAAGTTGTGAtgtaaatataaaataatatggtGGTCCGAAACATAAACTTCAACATCGTATGATATGGCTAAATAAGAAGTTACTTTtcagggtgttgacatggtgttGCATGTTGTCACTAAAGTATTGTTCACACTtcaggccttaatgctcaaatcagttttgtttttcaaattttTTTAGGAATattgactgtccaaacagcaagttacaagtaACCAAATCGGATTTGTGcatgttcagacagcagtcattcgCTGACATGGCTACGCTATTTGTCGTAGTAGTGACAGGCGTGTGCacagtggtgtaggctgattggtggtggtgctccTGCTTCCTATCACACAtaagttatgtagcaagctaaggtgacaacaatgcctgccTTGGACGTTTCCCAGTTgatttgaatgttcaaaatcatagtgtaagaacCCTTTAAAAGCCTCAAAGGATATGATCCAACTTTCTAAATGAGTTTccctagccacagcagtcaactagctaggtagcttttttgctttctagcacattcactaCTTTGTAAACAATTATCTAGTTACctaccacatgttcttgtcaacAAAGTAATTAGCAAACAACAAGATATGCCAAATAACATTCTAAAAATCACTTGagggcaaataaatcagatttgaccgttcagacacaaGTCGCATGGCCAGgtatcaatcaaatttatttataaaccctcagctgatgtcacaaagtgctatacagaaacccagcctaaaaccctaaacagcaagcaatgcaaatgtagaagcatggtggctaggaaaaactccctataaaggcaggaacctaggaagaaacctatagaggaaccaggctatgaggggtggccagccctcttctggctgtgctggatgAGGATtttaacagtacatggccaagatgttcaaatgttcatagatgaccagcagggtcaaataataataatcacagtggttggtcagcacctcaggagaaaatgtcagttggcttttcatagccgagcattcagagttcaagaaagcaggtgcggtagagagagtcgaaaacagcaggtccaggacaaggtagcacatccggtgaacaggtcaaggttccatagccgcaggcattTTTGCTAACAGGGCAGGATAATGATAACCTCTTACAACCATCTGGAACTCTCCCAAGATTACATTCTGTTCCACTACACAGATTTCAGCAGTAATCAGTCTAGTAATATGAGGCTAGGAAAATGACAGACAGGGCTTCACACAATCACAACTCGGTGTGTGTGAGAAaaagtagtgagagagagaacaggcgcACAGGAAAATGGTTTAATAATGTCAAAAACATCTAGCACACTATACAAGCTACTATtattaataaaataaacaatGCAAGTCAAATGTACACATGTACAAGCTGTCCTCTTTTCCAAAAGTAAATGTTTAATTTTTATTGAATTGCATTATAACTTaggcatctttaaaaaaaaaaagaaacaaataagCTCATCATATAAAATGTACCTAAACCCTAAATTCTAGAATCCATAaaaaactggaacaaccatttgcGTTCTGTCATCCAGATGTTCTCGTCAGTTATGTCAACTAGTTCTGAACTTTGTTTCATTGGTTGTTCTCACAGAAATGAAGGGCATTTCTGCTTGAATTAAAATGACTGGCAGTCATAGTGGCTCAGTTGTCCAAAAGAAGGTTTGAAGAACAGTTTGGAGCAGTTCAAGTCTCAACACCAGGCTGCCAGTTACAGTATGTCTTGGCTAGAACCGAGAAGTTTAGTGGTCAGAGAAGTGGTTCTTTGCCAGAGATGACCGGAAAGCGTTTCGTAGTTCACACATGGGTAAGGCTGTTGGATGCCGCAATCATACTGTGCTTGTTTTAATATGTGGCACAATCTGGTGATTTGCTACAACTGCAGAGGACTTGCAGTGAGGATACAATCACATGTTCCTGGtcagagggagatggatggaggacagTGGACACAGGGTAAAGGCAAGAGGAGACCGTTCAAAAAAAGCATAATTGAACTACAGGTTCTTCAGGACAGTCTGTCTGAGAAAGCTGTCCCAAGGCAGGGATGTATTCTCAGATTTCCTCATTCAATGTTACCAAAATCATGATAACGTGTGTAAAAAGGCAAGCATAAAATGAAATGAGAGCCACATATACACAGAATATATGACTCCTTACAACATACAGTATCAGGTACAACAAGCTCAGGAATGTAGTTCCTTCCCAAACAGATGAAGACAGTTGGCCTACAGGCAAGAAGAAAAACCTTAACTCAATACGTATACATTCAGTAATAAAAAAAGTCACACCCTATATAAAACAGTCCTAGTCATCACTTCAAGCACAACACACTGGCAATGAGTAGAAGCTGTATACCAACTTCGCAGTCAGCTGActtatattttagtcatttagcagacactcttatccagagtgacttacaggagcagttATGGTaaattgccttgctcaagggcacagatttCCAAGCTGGTCGGCtcaggattcgaaccagcaaccttttggttactggcccaacgcttttaACCGTCAGCCTGCCTGCCACCTTTGAGAGTTGTACTCTGATTGGTCATTTTGTAAGACATGACAGAGCCCCTCTAAcggggtcatggctagaagggatccagcttttgtcaaattaacgttaggttgacttttcgtagcaggttaggagaattaacgtaccAGGTTAAGAtaattaggttaagggttagctaaaatgcaacttttgatgttaatttgacaaaagctgaaTCCATTCTAGCCATGACCCTCTGGCAGTCAGATAGTGATCTTTATGTGAAGAGTTTACTACACAGTGATGTATTCCAGTGGTTGCAGTCAAAGTAGCAAAAATTGCTGTTATTCATGAGAATAAATGTAGGCCAATGCTCCCTTTGGAAAAACAAGGGAATTTTACAGTGTATCATAAAGACATGGTCAAGGCATCCATCTTCTTTCTATGGAAGATTGTAGCTTcatcacattctgttaacatccaTGACAATGGTTCAATAGGAGATTACATGATCTAGCACCCTGCGTATCCCAATAGGATGAGGGGCCTCCACTGACCCCCTCTACACAGAGGTCTCCGACTGTAGCCTCATCACAAACTTGTGGCTCTTGGGGTCGATAAACTCCTCACCAATACGCAGGAAGGGGAGGGGCTGCACCGTGACGACCAGAGAGAAGTCAAGGCGGCGCAGGGAGAAGACCAGACCGTGGCGCAGGGCAGAGGTCACCGGCTCCTCGCTCACTAGAGTCCAATGGCGCCCCCTGCCGTTCTCGCGCTGGTACTGCAAGGTAGGGCCCGGGCTGAGGTAACGCTCTAGGAAAGCCTGAAAAGACAAAAATACAGCCTTTCAAAATCAACCTTAGTGAGGAAGACCTGTGAATGGGTACAGAGTAGATGAGTAGTTAAACACAAGTGACTGTTTGAATTGTAGATCTGATCAAATGCATGCTATTTATCCCAAAAGCTGTTGTAACATTATACCCAGGAAGTGACACAATGTATCCCTTCTCTTTGCAGGTTATACATTATAGACAAGTGAACGTGATACGTTGTTTCTCACCTTGGGGGTCATGTTGTGAGTGATACAGAACTGCAGGTGTGTGAGGATGCTCTCCATGCTGTGGTAGGGCTGCTGGCGTGTGGTCCTCAGGTACTTCTGCATGGCCCGGGCCATGGGGGCGAAGATGGCCTGAGCCGCCTCCCGGGGGTCCATCACCTCACGGGGGTGTTTGGGGGACGATGCTGCGGGGTCATCATCCTGGAGACGCTTGATGTGGGTGAAGGCCTCTTCCACTGCCACTACCAGCCTGGACAACACAACAATCATCATTATGATCACCATCATcatgctcccgagtggtgcagcggtctaaggcactgtatctcagtgcaagagccatcactgcagtccctggttcgaatccaggctgcatcacacccgcccgtgattgggaatcccgtagggcggcgcacaattggcccagtgtcatccgagtttggccggggtagaccgtcattgtaaataataatttgttcttaacggacttgcctagttaaataaaggttcaatattttattattatttttatttatttttaaatcatgATACAGGAGAGCTTAATGGATAGTGTCATCAGTCATCATTACTGTGCCTGAAATACACTATGAAAGGGACTGGTCATTCTCTAGCAACGTTCATAACAAAATTCACTGAACACAAACATTAACAGGGTTTGTCCCTCTGTAATCACTTTCAAGTATATTATAGAAATGTATCGGAAACAGGATGTTGTCCGCCTTACCTGGCCTTCCGCTTGCGGCACCTGCGGTCCAGCTCGGCCTCCTCGTAGTAATACTCACTGTGAGAGTTGTCTCTCCTGCGGGCTGCAGCAGCAATCATGGCCCTGGACTGACtgttggtgttattggtgctgttgtctgtggatcaagacatatacagtggggcaaaaaagtatttagtcagccaccaattgtgcaagttctcccacttaaaaagatgagaggcctgtaattttcatcaaaggtacacttcaactatgacagacaaaatcagaaaaacaaatccagaaaatcacattgtaggatttttaatgaatttatttgcaaattatggtggaaaataagtatttggtcaataacaaaagtttatctcaatactttgttatataccctttgttggcaatgagaggtcaaacgttttctgtaagtcttcacaaggttttcacacactgttgctggcattttggcccattcctccatgcagatctccactagagcagtgatgttttggggctgttgctgggcaacacggactttcaactccctccaaatattttctatggggttgagatctggagactggctaggccactccaggaccttgaaatgcttcttacgaagccactccttcgttgcccgggcggtgcatttgggatcattgtcatgctgaaagacccagccacgtttcatcttcagtgcccttgctgatggaaggaggttttcactcaaaatctcacgatacatagccccattcattctttcctttacacggatcagtcgtcctggtccctttgcaggaaaacagccccaaatcataatgtttccacccccatgcttcacagtaggtatggtgttctttggatgcaactcagcattatttgtcctccaaacacgacgagttgagtttttaccaaaaagttatatttcggtttcatctgaccatatgacattctcccaatcttcttctggatcatccaaatgctctctagcaaactttagatgggcctggacatgtactggcttacgcagggggacacgtctggcactgcaggatttgagtcccttgcggcgtagtgtgttactgatggtaggctttgttactttggtcccagctctgtgcaggtcattcactaggtccccccgtgtggttctgggatttttgctcaccgttcttgtgatcattttgaccccacggggtgagatcttgcgtggagccccagatcgagggagattatcagtggtcttgtatgtcttccatttcctaataattgctcccacagttgatttcttcaaaccaagctgcttacctattgcagattcagtcttcccagcctggtgcaggtctacaactttgtttctggtgtcctttgacagctctttggtcttggccatagtggagtttggagtgtgactgtttgaggttgtggacaggtgtcttttatactgataacaagttcaaacaggtgccattaatacaggtaacgagtggaggacagaggagcctcttaaagaagaagttacaggtctgtgagagccagaaatcttgcttgtttgtaggtgaccaaatacttattttccaccataatttgcaaataaattcattaaaaatcctacaatgtgattttctggattttttccctcattttgtctgtcatagttgaagtgtacctatgatgaaaattacaggcctctcatctttttaagtgggagaacttgcacaattggtggctgactaagtactttttttcccccactgtacatcagtcagtggatggatggatgaatggagtgAGGTTGGGGTTGGTTAGTTGGTGGATGAATGGAGTGAGGTAGGGGTTGGTTAGTTGGTGGATGAATGGAGTGAGGTAGGGGTTGGTTAGTTGGTGGATGAATGGAGTGAGGTAGGGGTTGGTTAGTTGGTGGATGAATGGAGTGAGGTAGGGTAGTTGGTGGATGAATGGAGTGAGGTAGGGTAGTTGATTAGTTGGTGGATGAATGGAGTGAGGTAGGGTAGTTGGTTAGTTGGTGGATGAATGGAGTGAGGTAGGGTAGTTGGTTAGTtggtggatgaatggatggatagagggatgaggtagagaAAGTAAGTAGTATACAGTGCTATTTACCATCCAGAGAGTAGATTTTGAATCCAGACATCTTCTTGGAGAGGATAGACTTGGGCAGGTTGAGCAGGGCAGGGTTGTAGACAGGAAAGTCCCTGTAGTACTGATCCAGAACCCACACTGCTGCCCTCTGGacactggaacacacagacaccatcagCATCACATTGAGCATGCAGAAACAGCTATAATGTACATACTTGCCCTGTGTAAAACCATGACAGGATGGACCATCATCATTGTGAGATCCATCGTCATCATAATCTTTATCATTGTGTTAGTAATGATCATCCTCATCCTGACACtctacagtcacacacagacagcacagactgacc
This DNA window, taken from Oncorhynchus tshawytscha isolate Ot180627B linkage group LG10, Otsh_v2.0, whole genome shotgun sequence, encodes the following:
- the LOC112260730 gene encoding high affinity immunoglobulin epsilon receptor subunit gamma isoform X2, with amino-acid sequence MFRGSLILVALLLNFSMAEAQVPDGKLCYILDGILVIYGVMLTILYCRLRMHPIYINNGGPPQVTGGYPQKGEGLYAGLTHKGQDTYETIKVQKKAMLV
- the LOC112260730 gene encoding high affinity immunoglobulin epsilon receptor subunit gamma isoform X1; translation: MFRGSLILVALLLNFSMAEAQVPDGKLCYILDGILVIYGVMLTILYCRLRMHPIYINNGGPPQVTGGYPQITTQITALVISILQKGEGLYAGLTHKGQDTYETIKVQKKAMLV